The following are encoded together in the Bradymonas sediminis genome:
- a CDS encoding HEAT repeat domain-containing protein: MTTERQQIIRLLRQLTDADEARAAQAHETLVGLGERALGVVSAGLTKLEPRAHPALIRVLAEIGGSKALVRLMRFVFDARDDLEVGTTRGFAMQAIIEVAGPEDDARLFEFLRDMRHDPDELVRTYVAECFATLRDPRVFEHLREALTDPSLYVRESARKAFSAAQIRQEIHPLELEARDFFHGLTCGPEERRGLFERWLPEHREAFALASALVRRDDAQSTLGIQTLHALGNPAARGVALRHFKLTSSDADRAASLRLMADFLNADARPEEVRCIEQGLGHGDGFVQLAALEAAGRSGHEPLLYHALKSTRADNTIVTATAATALHAIAQHLPGWMSREVLKSVQLIRRRRAYEPNSNLLQAEAALLRTFGEFYSPQSPDAPLAQHIALDSLRDSHQFLPIAEGCLHALERLTPSGGYPANSRWHPGDASALVPLLDHPNASIQRRALEVIRRAAPGDTPNLCHEFERLLYADSDTFSSLLISAIIETNSTAALLSLTRWVDSQAPDTQQSLRALLQRKHANRRPPLPAPIDLDNEFDLEGDFDFDLERDRSPSAFKN, from the coding sequence GTGACCACTGAGCGTCAGCAAATAATTCGTCTTCTGCGCCAATTAACCGACGCCGATGAGGCGCGCGCCGCCCAGGCACACGAGACCCTCGTGGGGCTGGGAGAGCGGGCGCTCGGGGTGGTCTCAGCCGGGCTGACCAAGCTTGAGCCCCGGGCGCATCCGGCCCTGATTCGGGTGCTGGCAGAGATCGGCGGGTCGAAGGCGCTGGTGCGCCTGATGCGCTTTGTATTTGATGCCCGAGACGACCTGGAGGTGGGGACCACGCGCGGGTTTGCGATGCAGGCGATCATCGAGGTCGCCGGGCCCGAGGACGACGCGCGGCTCTTCGAGTTCTTGCGAGATATGCGCCACGATCCCGATGAACTGGTGCGCACCTACGTCGCGGAGTGCTTCGCGACGCTGCGCGACCCGCGGGTGTTTGAGCATCTGCGCGAGGCGCTCACGGACCCGAGCCTGTATGTGCGAGAGAGCGCGCGAAAGGCGTTTAGCGCGGCCCAGATACGCCAGGAAATACACCCGCTGGAGTTGGAGGCGCGCGATTTTTTCCATGGGTTGACCTGTGGGCCCGAGGAGCGGCGCGGACTCTTTGAGCGCTGGCTGCCGGAGCATCGCGAGGCGTTCGCCCTGGCCAGCGCGCTGGTGCGCCGCGACGACGCCCAGAGCACGCTGGGCATCCAGACGCTGCATGCGCTGGGGAACCCGGCGGCCCGCGGGGTGGCGCTGCGCCACTTTAAGCTGACCAGTTCGGACGCCGACCGCGCGGCGAGCCTGCGGCTGATGGCTGACTTCTTGAACGCCGACGCGCGCCCCGAAGAGGTTCGCTGCATCGAGCAGGGATTGGGCCACGGCGACGGGTTTGTGCAACTGGCGGCGCTGGAGGCGGCGGGGCGCTCCGGCCATGAGCCCCTGCTCTACCACGCGTTGAAGTCCACGCGCGCCGACAACACCATCGTTACGGCGACCGCGGCCACCGCGTTGCACGCGATCGCGCAGCACCTGCCGGGGTGGATGAGCCGCGAGGTGCTCAAGAGCGTGCAGCTTATCCGGCGGCGCCGGGCCTACGAGCCGAATTCGAATCTGCTGCAGGCCGAGGCGGCGCTGCTTCGCACCTTCGGCGAGTTCTACTCGCCTCAATCCCCCGACGCCCCGCTCGCCCAGCATATCGCGCTGGATTCGCTGCGCGATTCCCACCAGTTTCTGCCCATCGCCGAGGGCTGCTTGCACGCGCTGGAGCGCCTCACCCCGAGCGGGGGCTATCCAGCCAACAGCCGGTGGCATCCGGGCGATGCCAGCGCGCTGGTTCCGCTGCTCGACCACCCCAACGCCTCGATTCAGCGGCGCGCCCTCGAGGTGATTCGACGCGCGGCCCCGGGCGACACGCCCAACCTTTGTCACGAGTTCGAGCGCCTGCTCTACGCCGATTCGGACACATTCTCCTCGCTGCTTATCTCGGCGATTATCGAGACGAACTCCACCGCCGCGCTCCTAAGCCTGACGCGCTGGGTGGACTCACAAGCCCCGGACACTCAGCAGAGTCTACGCGCCCTGCTGCAGCGAAAACACGCCAACCGCCGCCCTCCCCTGCCGGCGCCCATCGACCTCGACAACGAGTTCGACCTGGAGGGGGACTTTGATTTTGACCTCGAGCGGGACCGGTCGCCGAGCGCGTTTAAGAACTGA
- a CDS encoding tetratricopeptide repeat protein — MSHSSGDGTNQPASDRSRTSQPGQGSPAQLRDQLPSVHREDETLSRVTRTLKRGIAPGGWDDFAEADRGLLENLGGLDQPFALDINAEFRRTVEFEDAFPRFRPQDYDREQTPRDAVDPFDLVDLRIEPDPDAPAENGRPTRILVGLGAHGGRVPVAAPWAQFLEELREETSVEGDLQLRSSYVFLVANLLRFYGADAPEAAAIADALHGAATQLPGGLRASLVDLVVQYWGDGGLDFIEMVEQLEQRDNRHDPKSAGHRRASIALERLLGGALEEDVADRMRAWLYAPETLAGLGFRGIRAHQQGARVIAAQIWEQAATYLREEPRQVVADTAVYFMRDAPGFFERVYRQPNLASRSRAQLLMMQRHAAMVGDPRGEAMALYELVMGDIEVGKREQRSSAGTHESSGQSAWQARLKALAAARLFRLSTLLYRFKQAREAAAGPLAGLSAYRVLHDAASLAPDNRLYLRRLVRRSRQRGDLKTCAKSLRTLARDYHNHQLAALAATELARTIFLSANPLPPEKLSLVERYLGEALASDPACEPALLALRRLHRRDDGERADDARGADEAELFARGDWSALADRLEQRLGEVEEPQEWSALAFRIAQLHAWHLSPISDSRLRAEFLEQVLIGAPEHVPTLVELLDVRLARQEYPAAHDLLETLADLAHDLDERGAWLVERAELLEYHLGDPAQAARVFRDALRHAPANTDAFLGLLRCDGFLSDAEMEQGVLVEIVARLDAGVSVHESDAMAVELMLRAEVSERAREILEQRFSGLPLWQFIKLCASVSDDSLNHDALRVLKRMWMLPRAVELLDVFERFFVDPDTLREAPTREAVKAQLGRIDIAPAHEGRMLWAMQGARGLADPEIFGLIAALNARRSRDFIARESHLLWMAMSFLWRGEQASALKICEHILARFPDFMPALKLAKIIGPSLGRWAEVARWCELEARRTRVERVGFESRLMASEVQQNYLGDFDAACLQFRTLLQQDPAHPEAFEKLKDLLLQRGDIPEVLELFEQRLSLFIPDQERISLLNEMGKIALYRANNTRLAKGYFARSLDLDRQQLRVLRIIGELHHEVGDYDEAIRAYRDAVALSEHTILIERLLLGIAALHELAGQPAQAIGAYQEALDIDPDRVGILLDIARLQMECGANEDALGALERLIAHEEEEDVPPETSVLREALSRRAQCLVRLKRPRAEVMSVYQALLQAYPESSEDVDAFAEYMRAGGFEDEVEPFFDKLAVHAFLNMSGRPFAPHFDIARRLGHVDRAFNLAAVAGVLGYTNDVMQRYHEVESKQRRWPHTPLPVDIVAELTPATLTPAFVGILRHSEAALAVACAATGALPEAPAESTRLDRRDPALPDALKKATAWPGLFGLELREVREYSGVSDAASDATRRALAGGSLLVEDDGARLYLDARWREAKDPTQLLVHLGQQLAAWSLGIGKWQYLDLRTRFLAVSRVVDSYVPGWGSGAVGAETIDLDAVQQWAKEAATPELAVHALDIAARLSVQGVEPEFRLVELTLERAACVLLDDPARFLPHTKYLGSEHGMLQQPWSFLFSDIAAHIRHRVGVAREREVGVAGAADDG, encoded by the coding sequence ATGTCGCATAGCTCCGGAGATGGTACCAATCAGCCAGCCTCCGACCGCAGTCGCACTTCCCAACCGGGCCAGGGGAGCCCCGCGCAACTTCGAGACCAGTTGCCGTCGGTGCATCGCGAAGATGAGACGCTCAGTCGGGTCACCCGCACGCTGAAGCGCGGCATCGCGCCGGGCGGCTGGGATGATTTTGCCGAGGCCGACCGCGGCCTGCTCGAGAACCTGGGCGGCCTGGACCAGCCCTTCGCCCTGGACATCAACGCGGAGTTCCGGCGCACCGTCGAATTCGAGGATGCCTTCCCGCGTTTTCGCCCCCAGGACTATGACCGCGAACAGACCCCGCGCGACGCGGTCGACCCCTTCGACCTCGTTGACCTGCGCATCGAGCCAGACCCCGACGCGCCCGCCGAAAACGGCCGGCCAACCCGCATTCTTGTCGGCCTGGGCGCCCACGGCGGGCGTGTCCCCGTCGCCGCGCCGTGGGCGCAGTTTTTAGAAGAACTCCGCGAAGAAACTAGCGTCGAGGGCGACCTGCAGCTGCGCTCCAGTTACGTCTTTTTGGTCGCCAACTTATTGCGCTTCTACGGCGCCGACGCCCCGGAGGCCGCCGCGATCGCTGACGCCTTACACGGCGCCGCCACTCAATTGCCGGGCGGATTGCGCGCCTCATTGGTCGACCTGGTGGTCCAATATTGGGGCGATGGGGGGCTCGACTTTATCGAGATGGTCGAGCAGCTCGAGCAACGCGACAACCGGCACGACCCCAAGAGCGCCGGGCATCGGCGCGCAAGCATCGCCCTGGAGCGGCTGCTGGGCGGGGCGCTTGAGGAGGACGTCGCCGACCGCATGCGCGCCTGGCTCTACGCCCCCGAAACCCTGGCCGGTCTGGGCTTTCGCGGGATTCGAGCACATCAGCAGGGCGCGCGCGTCATCGCCGCGCAGATCTGGGAGCAGGCCGCGACTTATCTGCGCGAGGAGCCGCGCCAGGTCGTGGCCGACACCGCCGTCTATTTTATGCGCGACGCCCCCGGCTTTTTTGAGCGGGTCTATCGGCAGCCCAACCTCGCCTCGCGCTCGCGCGCCCAGCTGTTGATGATGCAGCGCCACGCCGCGATGGTCGGCGACCCGCGTGGCGAGGCGATGGCCCTCTATGAGTTGGTTATGGGGGATATCGAGGTCGGAAAGCGCGAGCAACGCAGCAGCGCCGGGACCCACGAGAGCAGCGGACAAAGCGCCTGGCAGGCCCGCCTCAAAGCGCTGGCGGCCGCGAGGCTCTTTCGCCTGTCGACCCTGCTCTACCGCTTCAAGCAGGCGCGCGAGGCCGCCGCTGGCCCGCTGGCCGGCCTCTCCGCGTACCGCGTGCTCCACGACGCGGCTTCATTGGCGCCCGATAACCGCCTCTATTTGCGCCGTCTTGTGCGCCGCTCCCGCCAGCGCGGCGACCTCAAGACCTGCGCCAAATCACTGCGAACCCTCGCCCGCGATTATCATAACCATCAGCTCGCCGCCCTCGCCGCCACCGAGTTGGCGCGCACCATTTTCCTGAGCGCAAACCCGCTGCCGCCCGAGAAGCTCTCGCTTGTCGAGCGCTATTTGGGTGAAGCCCTGGCGAGCGACCCGGCCTGTGAGCCCGCGCTTCTTGCCCTGAGACGACTTCATCGGCGCGACGACGGCGAGCGGGCCGATGACGCGCGCGGCGCCGACGAAGCCGAACTCTTTGCCCGCGGCGATTGGAGCGCGCTCGCCGACCGCCTGGAGCAGCGACTTGGCGAGGTCGAGGAGCCCCAGGAGTGGAGCGCGTTGGCGTTTCGCATCGCGCAATTGCACGCCTGGCACCTCTCGCCGATCTCGGACTCGCGCCTGCGCGCGGAGTTCTTGGAGCAGGTGTTGATCGGCGCGCCGGAGCATGTGCCGACGTTGGTCGAGCTGCTCGACGTGCGCCTGGCCCGCCAGGAATACCCCGCCGCCCATGACCTCCTGGAGACCCTGGCCGACCTGGCCCACGACCTCGATGAGCGCGGGGCATGGTTGGTGGAGCGCGCCGAGTTGCTCGAATACCACCTGGGCGACCCGGCTCAGGCGGCGCGGGTATTTCGCGACGCGCTGCGCCACGCGCCTGCGAATACCGACGCCTTTTTGGGTCTGCTGCGCTGCGACGGGTTTTTGAGCGACGCGGAGATGGAGCAGGGCGTGCTCGTTGAGATCGTGGCTCGCCTGGACGCGGGCGTTTCAGTCCACGAGAGCGACGCGATGGCCGTCGAGTTGATGTTGCGCGCCGAGGTCTCCGAGCGCGCCCGCGAGATTTTGGAGCAGCGCTTCTCGGGCCTACCCCTCTGGCAATTTATAAAGCTCTGCGCCAGCGTCTCCGATGATTCCCTGAACCACGACGCGCTTCGCGTCCTCAAGCGCATGTGGATGTTGCCGCGCGCGGTGGAACTGCTTGACGTCTTCGAGCGCTTCTTTGTGGACCCCGATACCCTGCGCGAAGCGCCGACCCGTGAGGCGGTGAAGGCCCAGCTTGGCCGCATCGATATCGCGCCCGCGCACGAAGGCCGAATGCTGTGGGCGATGCAGGGCGCGCGCGGGCTCGCAGACCCCGAGATCTTCGGGCTTATCGCGGCGCTCAACGCGCGGCGAAGCCGGGATTTTATCGCCCGTGAATCCCACCTCTTGTGGATGGCGATGAGCTTTTTGTGGCGCGGCGAACAGGCCTCAGCGCTCAAGATCTGCGAGCATATTCTGGCCCGCTTCCCCGACTTTATGCCCGCGCTGAAGTTGGCCAAGATCATCGGCCCGAGCCTGGGGCGCTGGGCTGAGGTCGCGCGTTGGTGTGAGCTCGAAGCCCGGCGCACCCGCGTCGAGCGCGTCGGCTTTGAGAGCCGCCTGATGGCCTCCGAAGTCCAGCAAAACTACCTGGGGGACTTCGACGCCGCCTGCCTGCAATTTCGCACGCTCTTGCAGCAAGACCCGGCCCACCCCGAGGCGTTCGAGAAGCTCAAAGACTTGCTCCTTCAACGCGGTGATATCCCCGAGGTGCTGGAGCTATTCGAGCAGCGCCTCTCCCTATTTATCCCCGACCAGGAGCGCATCTCGTTGCTCAATGAGATGGGCAAAATTGCCCTGTACCGGGCCAATAATACCCGCCTGGCCAAGGGGTATTTTGCCCGCTCGCTCGACCTCGACCGCCAGCAACTTCGGGTGCTGCGGATCATCGGCGAGTTGCACCACGAAGTCGGCGACTACGACGAGGCGATTCGGGCGTACCGCGACGCGGTCGCCCTGAGCGAGCACACCATTTTGATCGAGCGGCTCTTGCTTGGAATCGCCGCCCTCCACGAGCTCGCCGGGCAACCGGCTCAGGCCATCGGCGCCTACCAAGAGGCGTTGGATATTGACCCGGATCGCGTCGGAATCCTGCTCGATATCGCGCGATTGCAGATGGAGTGCGGCGCCAACGAGGACGCGCTGGGCGCCCTTGAGCGCCTCATCGCCCACGAAGAAGAGGAAGATGTTCCGCCCGAAACCTCGGTCTTGCGCGAGGCGCTGAGCCGGCGCGCCCAATGCCTGGTGCGCCTTAAGCGCCCGCGCGCCGAGGTCATGTCGGTCTATCAGGCGCTGCTCCAGGCCTATCCCGAGTCCAGCGAAGACGTCGACGCCTTCGCCGAGTATATGCGCGCCGGCGGCTTCGAAGACGAGGTCGAGCCGTTCTTCGACAAGCTGGCGGTCCACGCGTTTCTGAATATGAGCGGCCGGCCCTTTGCCCCGCATTTCGACATCGCGCGGCGCCTTGGCCACGTCGACCGGGCGTTTAATCTGGCGGCGGTCGCCGGCGTGCTCGGGTATACCAACGACGTGATGCAGCGCTATCATGAGGTCGAGTCAAAGCAGCGGCGCTGGCCCCACACGCCGCTGCCGGTTGATATCGTGGCGGAGTTGACCCCCGCGACGCTGACCCCCGCGTTCGTGGGAATCCTGCGCCATAGCGAGGCCGCGCTGGCCGTGGCCTGCGCCGCAACCGGCGCGCTGCCCGAGGCGCCCGCGGAGTCGACGCGACTGGATCGTCGCGACCCCGCGCTGCCCGACGCGCTCAAGAAGGCCACCGCGTGGCCGGGGCTCTTCGGGCTCGAATTGCGCGAGGTGCGCGAATATTCGGGGGTCAGCGACGCCGCGAGCGATGCGACCCGGCGCGCGCTTGCTGGCGGAAGTCTGCTGGTCGAAGATGACGGCGCGCGCCTTTATCTCGACGCGCGCTGGCGCGAGGCGAAGGACCCCACGCAGCTCTTGGTGCATCTGGGGCAGCAATTGGCGGCGTGGAGTTTGGGGATCGGCAAATGGCAATATCTTGACCTGCGCACGCGGTTTCTGGCGGTGTCACGGGTGGTCGATTCTTATGTGCCGGGCTGGGGCAGCGGGGCGGTGGGCGCCGAGACCATCGACCTGGACGCCGTGCAGCAGTGGGCCAAAGAGGCCGCGACGCCGGAGCTGGCGGTCCACGCGCTCGACATCGCCGCGCGCCTGAGCGTGCAGGGCGTCGAGCCGGAGTTTCGGTTGGTCGAGCTTACCCTCGAGCGCGCAGCTTGCGTGTTGCTCGACGACCCGGCGCGCTTTTTGCCCCACACCAAATACC